A stretch of Aedes aegypti strain LVP_AGWG chromosome 2, AaegL5.0 Primary Assembly, whole genome shotgun sequence DNA encodes these proteins:
- the LOC5578872 gene encoding activating signal cointegrator 1 complex subunit 2 homolog, which translates to MNVFIVILAISVLGATAAPQFHSEIQQQWQDWRHQELVPQQIKQNQHLVPPSNLNGFEASSQFQQQPQWQEQVLPQLQRAPVSQWQNHLPQKPQNMIPHVNNVPESYSNDVQRQTWGQLEPPKQKPQQQPPPQKPQYMRPYESELPESNPEFQHVPERHSNDIQRQTWGQLEPPKQKPQQQPPPQKPQYVSPYESELPDSNSEFQQKWGQWLQQQQTQREREPEMQAPPQNVQQQIQNKPQPQRQKPKPQNPQFIKPIDVEDFGDQDYSDQPKFHTDVRCPRIDNAKKPVHLPVPGNCSKFIKCFEGLAYEQNCPAGLEFGVSVNRCDYPAKAKCSINNGW; encoded by the exons ATGAATG ttTTTATAGTGATCTTGGCGATTTCTGTGCTTGGAGCGACAGCTGCGCCCCAGTTCCATAGTGAAATTCAACAACAATGGCAAGACTGGCGTCATCAGGAGTTGGTGCCACAACAAATCAAGCAGAATCAACATTTGGTTCCGCCATCCAACCTGAATGGATTCGAAGCATCTTCTCAATTCCAACAACAGCCGCAATGGCAAGAACAGGTTTTACCTCAACTTCAACGAGCACCTGTATCACAATGGCAAAATCATCTACCTCAAAAACCCCAGAATATGATCCCTCATGTGAACAATGTTCCGGAAAGTTACTCTAATGATGTCCAACGACAAACTTGGGGACAGTTAGAACCTCCAAAGCAAAAACCTCAGCAACAACCGCCACCTCAGAAGCCTCAATATATGAGACCATACGAAAGTGAATTACCAGAATCTAATCCAGAATTTCAACACGTTCCGGAAAGACATTCTAATGATATCCAGCGACAAACTTGGGGACAGCTAGAACCTCCGAAGCAAAAGCCGCAACAGCAACCGCCACCTCAGAAGCCTCAATATGTGAGCCCCTACGAAAGTGAATTACCCGACTCAAATTCAGAATTTCAACAAAAGTGGGGACAGTGGCTCCAACAACAGCAAACACAGCGAGAACGAGAACCAGAAATGCAAGCACCACCCCAAAATGTTCAACAACAAATCCAGAACAAACCACAGCCACAACGGCAGAAACCGAAACCGCAAAATCCTCAATTCATTAAACCGATAGATGTGGAAGATTTCGGCGACCAAGATTACTCAGACCAGCCCAAATTTCATACTGACGTTCGCTGTCCGAGAATCGACAATGCTAAAAAGCCAGTTCATTTGCCGGTACCCGGCAATTGTTCCAAGTTCATTAAATGTTTCGAAGGACTTGCCTACGAACAAAACTGTCCCGCAGGGCTGGAGTTTGGAGTTAGCGTGAACCGTTGCGATTATCCTGCGAAGGCCAAGTGTAGCATTAATAATGGATGGTAA